From the bacterium genome, one window contains:
- a CDS encoding PfkB family carbohydrate kinase: MSLTVIGTVALDSVETPFGKIEEGLGGSATHFAASASFFSPLSLVAVVGEDFPEKHVDFFKSRPIDLECLKRLPGKTFRWKGRYEHDLNTAHTLDTQLNVLLDFAPQLNGGARRNPFLFLGNIDPSLQERVIDQMEGQPLIAMDTMNFWIKDYREPLLKTLKKVDMLVINEGEARLLADTPNLVKASKIIRGLGPKTLIVKRGEYGALVFHGEEIFNAPALPLEEILDPTGAGDAFAGGLMGYLAQTGDRSFRNLRKAVIYGSVMASFIVEKFSMDRLRSLSREEIEARYRLFCELAHFENFAGAA, encoded by the coding sequence ATGTCCCTCACCGTCATCGGCACCGTTGCCTTGGATAGCGTCGAAACCCCCTTCGGAAAAATCGAGGAAGGCTTGGGCGGCTCGGCCACCCATTTCGCGGCCTCGGCCAGCTTTTTCAGCCCCCTCTCGCTGGTCGCCGTCGTCGGCGAGGATTTCCCGGAAAAGCACGTCGATTTCTTCAAGAGCCGGCCCATCGATTTGGAATGTCTCAAGCGCCTGCCCGGTAAGACCTTCCGCTGGAAAGGCCGCTACGAGCACGATCTCAACACCGCCCATACCCTCGACACCCAGCTCAACGTCCTGCTCGACTTTGCGCCCCAATTGAACGGCGGCGCCCGACGCAATCCCTTCCTCTTCCTCGGCAACATCGATCCGAGCCTCCAGGAGCGAGTCATCGACCAGATGGAAGGCCAGCCCCTGATCGCGATGGACACGATGAATTTCTGGATCAAGGATTACCGCGAGCCGCTGCTCAAGACTCTGAAGAAGGTCGACATGCTGGTGATCAACGAGGGCGAGGCCCGGCTTTTGGCCGACACGCCCAATTTGGTGAAGGCCAGCAAGATCATTCGCGGCCTCGGCCCCAAGACCCTGATCGTCAAGCGCGGCGAGTACGGCGCCCTGGTCTTCCACGGCGAGGAGATCTTCAACGCGCCGGCCCTGCCGCTGGAGGAGATCCTCGACCCGACCGGCGCCGGCGACGCCTTCGCCGGCGGCCTGATGGGCTATCTCGCCCAGACCGGCGACCGCAGCTTCCGCAACCTCCGCAAGGCCGTGATCTACGGCAGCGTGATGGCCAGCTTCATCGTCGAGAAATTCAGCATGGACCGCCTGCGCTCCTTGAGCCGGGAGGAGATCGAAGCCCGCTACCGCCTGTTCTGCGAGCTGGCTCACTTTGAAAATTTTGCCGGAGCCGCTTGA